Part of the Leifsonia soli genome is shown below.
GCGACGAGGACAACGTGCGTGCCGTCATGCGTCATCACCGCCATACCGCGGGGAGTGACGGGATCCTGGTCGGGGAGCGGCCGCACCCGCGAGCGTGGGGCACGTTCCCCCGGTACCTGGGCCGATACGTGCGGGAGGAGCAGGTTCTGACCCTCGAGGAGGCGATCGTCCACCTCTCCGCGCGACCGGCCCGTCGGCTCGGGCTCCGAGACAGAGGCCGCGTCGCATCCGGCTTCGTCGCCGACCTTGTGCTGTTCGACCCGGAACGCGTTGCCGACACCGCGACCTTCGACGATCCCCGGCGTCCCGCCGAGGGGATTCCGTGGGTGTTCGTCGCCGGGGAGCCGGTCATCGAGGACGGAGAGCGGACGCCCCTGAGCCCCGGACGCGCGCTCCGTCATGACGCCCGGCATTGCTAACGCCGCCGTGAAGGGATAACGTGAGCGGCGCTCAAATGCAATGGCCCAGCGGGCCGTTCGCAACCACCAGCTTCAGAAGGAGACCCACCGTGAGTGATTCCAACCTGCCCCCGAGTTACCCCGCCGCGTCGTCGCCGGCCCCCGCCGGAGGCGCGCCGGTCGCACCTCCGCAGCAGGTGAACATCGCGTTCTGGCTGTACATCGTCGGTGCGGCGCTCAGCCTCATCTCGCTGATCATCTCGCTGGCCACGATCGGTTCGCTCAAGGGCGACCTGCAGCGTCAGCTCGCCGCGCAGGGTCAGCAGATCTCCGACAGCGCGCTGAACGCCACGGTGACGGCGTCGGTGACGGTCGCGATCGTCTTCGGCATCCTCTATATCGCCGCCTACGTGCTCTTCGCGGTGTTCATGCGCCGTGGAGCCAACTGGGCGCGCATCGTCCTGCTGATCGTGACCGTGCTGTCGCTGTTCGGCATCCTCGGCGGGTTCGGCCTCGGCGCCGCCCGTGTCGTGGTCGGTGTCATCGCCACGATCCTGATCTTCCTGAAGCCGGCGAACGAGTACTTCAGCGCGGTCAAGGCGAGCAAGCGTCCGCGGGCCTGACGGCCGCTGCTCCACGGGGCTCGGCGGGAGGCGTCCGTACGCTCCCGCTGGGCCCCGTCGTCGTTCCTCCCGTCCGGATCGCCGTCGGTAGAGTCGACGGATGAACCGCACCGACCGGCTGTACGCGATCGTGGAGGCACTCCGCGCGGTGGCGCCGCGACCGGTGAGCGCCCGACGGCTGGCCGAGCGGTTCGAGGTCAGCATGCGCACCATCGAGCGCGATCTGTCGTCCCTGCAGCAGTCCGGCGTCCCCATCTGGGCCGAACCCGGCCGGACCGGCGGCTACTGCATCGACCCGGCGCACACCCTCCCTCCGCTCGGACTGACCGTCGAGGAGGCGCTCGCCGTCACGATCGGGCTCGGCATGCTCGCCTCCACCCCGTTCGGAACAGAGGCTGCGGCGGCGCTGGCCAAGGTGCTCGCGGTGATGGACGCGAGCCGGGTGGAGGAGACGCGGGCCCTGGCGGCGCGCGTGCACCTGCTCCAGGGCGCTCCGCCGGCTCCGGCTCACGCCGGGTTCTCGGACGCCCTGCGGGCTGGGACGGTGCTCCGGCTCCGGTACCGCGATCGAGCGGGAGTCGAGACGGAGCGCGAGGTGGAGCCGCAGGGATACGTCGGCCGGGACGGGACGTGGTACCTGATCGCCTGGTGCCGCTCCCGCGACGCGATCCGGGCGTTCCGCGGCGACCGCATCGTCGCGGTCGAGCCGACCGGGGAGCGGCCGCCGCGGCGCCGGCTGACGGCGGCCGATCTCGACATCCCCTTCGGAGATCTGCGTCCGGTGCTGGAGGTTTGATCGCCGCGGCCCCGGACTGCTGAAGGCGCCGGGCGCCAGGAGACACAGAACGCCGATAAACACCGACAGGACGGTGTCGCCGGCGTCGGCGAGTCTGGTCGTGTGCGGGCCGGACGGCCCGGCGGAGAGGCTTCCCATGGCATTCAGCTCGATCAGGATCATCACCGACGACGTCGACCGGCTCGTGCGGTTCTACGAACTCGTCACCGGGACGGTGGCGTCGCGTCCCGCCCCGGTGTTCGCCGAGTTCCGGGAGGGGGCCGTGGCCCTCGCCATCGCCGACGCGGCGACGGTCGCCATGCTCGGCGACGACGCTCCCCGGCCGTCCCGCGGCGGCCCGGCCATCATCGAGTTCGCCGTGGACGACGTCGACGGCGAGTTCGACCGCCTGCGCGACGTCCTGACCGATGTCGTGCTGGAGCCGACGACCATGCCGTGGGGCAACCGGTCCACCCTGTTCCGCGACCCCGACGGAACGCTGGTGAACCTGTTCTCGCGACCGGCCGGGTCGTAGAGTCCATCCCGCACATCGGCCGCGCCTACGGGAGGACGACCACCTTCCCGCGCAGGGTGCCGGCGGCGGCGCGCTCGTGGATGCTGCGGAGCTCGGCGAGCGGCACCCGCTCGGCCACATCCACCCGCAGCTCGCCGCTGTCGACGAGCGAGACGAGTTCCGCGAGCTCTGCGGCGTCGCTGCGAACGAAGACGACGACGCTGCGGACGTCGCGCTCCGTGTCGTCGGGGGCGGCCATCCAGGCGGTCGTGCTGACCACGACGCCGCCGTCGCGGACGCGTGCGACCAGCGCGGCGAACTCCTCCGGCTCCAGCGGGGCCAGGTTGAGGAGCACGTCGACGGGCTCGGCGACCGCGTCGATCACCGATCGGGTGGTGTGGTCGACCACGTCATCCGCTCCCGCCGCGGCGACCGCGTCCCTGCTGCGCGGGCTCGCGGTGGCGATGACGTAGGCGCCGGCGCGCTTGGCGAGCTGGACCGCGTAGCCGCCGACCGTGCCACCCGCCCCGGTGATCAGGATGCGCTGGCCGGACGCGAGACCGGCCTCGTCGAACAGTGCCTGCCATGCGGTCAGGGCGACGGACGGCAGTGCCGCAGCGTCGGAGAGAGCGACGGATCGCGGGGCTCGGACGAGCACCTCCGCCGGCGCGATGGCGTACTCGGCCGCCGCGCCGTCGCCGGTCATCGGCAGGAATCCGATCACATCGTCGCCGGGGGCGAGGCCCTCGACACCGGCACCCACGATGTCGACCGTGCCGGAGACGTCGTAGCCCGGGATGTGCGGCAGCGTGATCGGGATGGGCAGGCTGCCCGCGCGGATGCCGTTGTCGGCCGGGTTGAACGCCGAGCCGGCGACGCGGATCCGAACCTCGCCATCGCCGGGGACGGGCAGGTCCGCGTCCTCGTAGTGGAGCACCTCGGGTCCGCCGGTCTCGTGGAATCGAATCGCCTTCATGGTCGTGCCTTCCTCCTCGGGTGTCGACGCCCATCGCCGGCATCACATCCCATGAAGCGGAGGAAAACGTCCGTTTATTCCCCAGGGTCGGGGGAGATCCCGCGAAGGAAGACGACGCGCTGCTCCTCGGCCGCCCGCGGCCAGTCGGGCACGTTCGGCATGGGCTGCGCGAGCATCGCCCCGAAGCGGACGACGGTGCCGCCGTCGACATCCCGGCGGACGGTGCCGTCGGCGTGACCGCGCGCGACGATGGCGGACATCGTCCGCTGCATCCGGCCCCGCAGTTCGGCGGACTCCGTCCCTTCGGTCATCGGGCCGCCGTGCAAGGGCAGCACCAGCTGGTCCCGGTGCTCGAACGACTGCCGCAGGAAGCGGGCGATCGCATCCCGTCCGCTCTCGCCGGACGCGAGCGCGTCCTCCGCCTCGGCGAGAATCAGCCGGTAGGCGCGCACGGCCATCGCCTCCAGGAGCGCCTCCCGGTTGGGGTAGCGGCGGTACAGGGTGCCGATGCCGACCCCCGCGTCGGCGGCGATCTTCTCGAGAGGCACGAACCGCCCCTCGGCGAGGCCGGAACGGATGGCGGCGGCGAGGAGGCGATCAGCGTTCTCCGCCGCATCCCTCCTCAGCTTCTTCGGCTCGCTGCCCGCCATGCCCTGCCCTCGGATCCACTCGACGTCGTCGCCCCACGATAGTTGCTCGGGAGCCGTCGGGTGGCGCGGACGCCGTGCCGGCCTGCGCAGGCTCAGACCCGGCCGGCGAACCGGTAGCGGAAGCCGGTCCCGGTTCCCGCGGTCACGACCACGTCGTAGTAGCCCCACTCGTCGACCGGCCAGTCGACCGTGCGCGAACCGCGCGGCGGCACCGTCACCTGCTCGGAGTGGTCGGTGAAATCGTTCCCGGCCAGCCGGAAGCGCACCGCCGCGCCCCCGTCGTTCGTGAGCGTGAGCCGGAGGCTGCGCGATCCGACCGCGCCGACGGCGGCCGTCGCGTGGGGGACGCCGATGTCGCGGCGGTCTCCGCGGACGACGGTCCCGGCGAACCGGCGCAGGAAGCGGTCCGGGCCGTACACGCTGACGTCGTACAGGCCGTCGGTGGCCGCGGCATCCCACACCCAGTCCGCCGTCGCTCCTGCCGCCAGAGTGTGCGGTTCGGCCTGGAACGGCAGCGCGATGTTCGGGAACACCTGGTGGTTGACGCCGACGGTGCCCTGGTTGCGCATCGTGAGGGTGACCCGGCCGGTGGTGCGGTCCACCGCCACGTCGGCGCTCTGCCGGTACGGGAGCGTCCGGTGCCGAGGCGTTCCGGCATCCTGTCCCGGCATCGACTGCGCGCCCACCGCGGGCACGGCGACGGCCGGCTTGCTCCGGTCGGCGTCCGCTGCGGCGACCAGCTGCTGCGTCTGCGCGAGGCCCGGAACGACATCGGCGCCCGGGATGCTGACGTCGGGATGCGCGAAGTCGAAGCAGCTCAGCAGGTCGCCCGACACGGTGCGCCGCCACTGCGAGATGTTCGGCTCGGTCACGCCGGTGATCACCTCGAGGAACCGGATGACCGACGTGTGGTCCGACGTCTGCGAGTTGACCCATCCACCGCGCGACCATGGCGAGACGACCGTGAGCGGCACGCGCGCGCCGAACCCGATCGGCTGGCCGTTCACGAACTCGTCGGCCGTTCCGGCCTCGGGGAACGGCGGGAGCACGTGGTCGAAGTAGCCGTCGTTCTCGTCGTAGTTGATGAGCAGGACGGTCGACGCCCAGGTCTCCGGGTTGCTGAAGAGCGCCTGCACGACGGCATTCGTGTAGTGCGCTCCGTAGTCGGGGCTGGCGGACGGGTGCTCGCACCAGCCGTACGGGGCGACGACGTAGGAGACGGTCGGGAGAGAGTTGGTCGCGCAGTCCCGCCCGAAGTCGGACAGCAGGTAGCTGACGTCGAGGCCGCGGCCGGAGTCGGCCTTCCAGCCGTCGTGCAGCCCGCCGTTCAGCGCGAGCTGGCGCTTCGCCGGGTCGGAGGAGGCCAGCGCGTCGTGGTACTGCTGGAACAGCCAGAGGGGGTTGTCGCCGTAGTCGCCGACGTAGGGGTGGCTTCCGCTGTCGCCGACCTCGTCGTTGGCGTACGTCTTCCAGCTCACCCCGGCCGCCTGCAGCCGTTCGGCGTAGGTGCCCCAGCGGTACACCGGGTTGTAGTCGGCGGGGTTGTCGATGGCCGGTCCGCCCTGTCGGCCCGCCGGGTCGATCATCCCGGACCACTGATACAGCCGGTTGGGCGTCGTCGGCCCGTTGAGCGAGCAGTGGTAGTCGTCGCACACGGTGAAGGCGCTGGCGAGGGCGTGCTGGTACGGGATGTCGTCACGGGTGAAGTACCCCATGGTCTGCTCGCCCTTCGCCGCGACCCAGCGGTTCCAGGCGCCGTTGTTCCAGGCGGTGTGGCCGCCGCCCCAGCTGTGGTCGAGTCCCCCGGCGTTCTGCGAGTTGTACTTCGTCGAGTCCATCCGGAACGGCAGCATCACCTGACCGTCGGCGCGGGACGCATCCGGCTGGTGGAAGATGTCGCCGCCGCCGGGGTACTCGAGGATCTGCTTGTCGGCGAAGCCGCGCACGCCGGGAAGCGTGCCGTAGTAGTGGTCGAACGACCGGTTCTCCTGCATGAGGACGACGACGTGCTTGACGTCCGCGACGGTCCCGGTGAGCTTCGCGGTCGCGGCGGCGGGGAGGGCCGCACGTCCCGCGGTCCCGTAGGCGACCCCGGCCATGATCGCGGCGGCGCCGCCGAGCAGAAGCGTCCGGCGGCTCAGGCCGCGCGGAACCGAGCTGACGTACGCGGCGCTCTCGTCGAGCGGCGGCGCTGCGGTGAAGGTGACATCGGGCGCGTGGCGCTCCGGCTTGGATCGGCTCATCGGTTCGCTTCCTCCGGGTGTGCGGTCGGTTCTGCTTCGGGGGTGCCGGACGGGGTGGATGCGTCCCTCCGCCGGCGGATCAGGATCGTCAGGCCGCCGATCACGACGGCTGCGACGGCGATTCCGGCCAGGACCAGTCCGAGCACGTCGCCGGTGCGCGCGAGCGCCCCCGGCAGTCCGGAGTGCCCGGCGGCGGCGCCCGTCCCCGGGTCCGCGGTGCCGCCTCCTCCGCCGGACCCGCCCCCGCCGGCAGCGGGGGCCGCGAGCACGATCGTCGCCTCGACGGCGGCGCGGTCCGACACCCAGCGGTTGGCGTTCGAGGGCGACGCCTGCGGGAACCCGTCGACCACGAGGTTGGCATCCTGGACGGTCAGCGGTCCGGCGACGTACACGTAGTCGAGACGGTCGAGAAGTGCGGGCCGCGCGGCCGCCGCATTCACCGTCCCGCCGAGGATTCCGGCTGTCGCGCCGGGGTCGGCGGCGATGTCGGTGCGGGCGGTGCGGAACGCATCCGCCAGCCCTGCCGCCTGGAGTTCGGAGGTGACCGGCCAGGCGACGGGACCCGCGCCGCAGTTCGCTGCGGACGGCGCACCGGTCCAGTCGAGGTTCGACGGCGATCCCAGTGCTCCGAGGAGCAGCAGCCGGCCGTCCGGCGTCGCGGTCCGGGCCGTGTTCACGGCCTGGGCGACGGTGTGCGCCTGCGCGTACCGGGTGCTGCCCTTCTCGGCGGCGACGGCGGCAGCGGCCCCGTCCGTGCACACGGATGCGCGATCGGGTCCGCCGCCGTCGAGCGCGGTGTTCCACACGGGGAGGTCGGTTCCGGCGACGGCGGCCGACACCGCGAGGACGGCGGCCGCCGGCGCGGGGAGCGCGGTCAGCGGATAGGGCGCGATCACGGCCAGGCCCGCCGCATCCTCGATCGCGTTCCAGCCGAGCCGCTGAGCCACCGCCGTGGCGTTGCCGCCGGTCGCCTGCAGTGCGACCAGGTCGAAGCGGTTGACGAGGATGGAGCGCGCCAGCTTGTCGACGGCGTCGTCGACGTGGGTTCCGCCGTCCCACATCGTGAGCGTCGCGGCGTGCACGGCCGGCGGTGCGCCGGGCTCGGTCAGCGGGAGCTCGACGGTCAGCGTCCCGGTCAGTCCGCTCGCCTCGGTGGCCAGCACGGTCAGCAGCGGCGTCTGGGCCGGGATGGATGCCGGGGTCGTCCCGGTCACGGTGCCGTCGGGGGCGACCGCGAGCCAGTCCGGGCCGGCCTGCGCGGTGAACGTGGCCGCGGCGGGAGCCGCGCCGCGGACGCCCGCCCACATCCCGGCGACGGAGAACCGCACCGCCGTCGACGGACCGACGGCCGGCCGCACGATGTCGTCGGTGAGGAAGTGGTCGACCGTCGGTTCCGTCGAGCCGGTGAGCGGCGGCTCGGCCTTCAGGGTGAACGTGATCGGCGGTGCGAGGTTCACGTAGCCGTCGTCGTAGAGGAGCACCGCCGCGACGGTGTGACCACCGGTGAGCGCGCCGGAGGGGATCGTGACCGTGCCGGAGGTGGCGTTCGGGACGTACTCCCAGGTCGTCGATGCGCCGTGCGACGCCCCACCGCTCGGCGCTGTGCTGGGATCGTCGTAGACGCCGATCCAGTTCTTCGCGTTGGGGGTGGCGGTGGTGAACGAGAAGGTCAGCGGCTTCCCGGCCATCGGATCCTCGGTGAGCAACGTCAGCGTCCCGCCGGCGGTCGGTCCGGACGCCGCCGCCGCGAGCCGGAAGACGACGGGCTGGGCGAGCCAGGTGTAGCCGTCGTCGGCGAGCAGGTAGGCGATGACGTCGTGCCCGGAGGTCAGTGCGCCAGCGGGGATGGTGACGGTGCCGGAGGTGCCGGAGACGTACGACCACGCCGTCGAGCCTGACCCCGGGTAGGTCTGGTTCAGCGGGGACTTTTTCGGGTCATCGTAGACGGCGATCCAGTCGGTGCCCGAGGCGTTCGCGTCGCCGGTGCGGTACGAGAAGGTGAGGTCGCCTCCCGCCCGCGGGGTGGTCGTCGTGAGGGCGAGCGAGCCGCTGGTCGTGTAGCCGACGTGGAAGGTGACCGGCTGCGCGAGCCAGGTGTAGCCGTCGGCGTACAGGAAGTAGGCGACGAGGTCGTGCCCGGGGGTCAGCCCCGTGCTCGCGACGGTCACCGTGCCGCTGGAGGATGCCGTCGTGGAGTCGACGTACGCCCAGTCGGTGGAGGAGCCGTGGCTCTTCTGGTCGGTCGGTCCGGTGGCGGGGTCGTTGTAGACGGCGACCCAGTTCTTCGTGTTCGGCTTGTCCGTCGTGTACGAGAACGTGAGCGGATCGCCGGGCGCTGGTGCCGTGCTGGTGAGGGTCAGCGTCCCGTTCGGCGTCGGTGCCGCGGCGGCCGGCTGCGCGACGACGCCGAGCGCGGCCGTCGCGGCGACGACGGCGCCGATGAGGGCCGCGACGACGGCCGACCGGGTGATCCTGCGCACGGGTGCTCCTTCGGGTGAGGCCGCGGGCCGGTGCGGGATCCCGAACTCGCACCGCGCCCGTCGGCACAGGTCCTCACCCAACCGACCGCACTCGTCGCGCACCCTGCCTGCGCGCGACCTGCGGGTGAACGGCCGTCGAACCGGAGCGGTCCACTTGGCGCCGTCTGCGCACTGACGGCGCGCAAACGATCCCGAGGATGCGCGGCGAAGCCCGACGATCGGAGAGACTGTCGTGTACATGTCGTCGCGACCGGGCGACGTCGTGCGCGCAGGATGGGCGGAAGGACCGGACATGCCGTCGCTGTATCGAGAGATCGCAGAAGACCTGGGTGCGCGCATCCTCCAGGGCGAGTTCCGAGCCGGCACCTCGCTGCCGTCGGAGAACCGGATGGCGGAGACCTACGGCGTCGCCCGAGGCACCGTGCGCCGAGCGCTCGCGCTGCTCCGAGCGCGCGGCGATCTGACCTCCCGGCAGGGATCGTCGTGGGTGGTCGCGGCCGCTCGTCAGGGGCAGGAGTTCGACGAGCTGCGCTCGTTCGCCCAGTGGGCGCGGAGCAGGGGGATGACACCGGGCGGGCAGGTGGTCTCGCTCCAGACGGCGCCGGCCCGGGTCGCCGAACGCCGTCGCCTGCACCTCGACGAGGGCGACGAGGTGCTGCGGGTCGTCCGCGTCCGCACGCTCGACGGCCGGCGGGTGATGCTCGAGCGGACCACGTACGCCACCTGGATGATCCCGATCATCCAGTCGCTCTCGCCGCGCGAGGCGTCCGTCGTGCAGGTGCTCTTCGACCGGTTCGGGATCGTGACGGGCCAGGCCGACAACACGTTGGATGCGACGGCCGCGACCAGCGAGGACGCCCAGCTGCTCGGCGTTCGCCGGTCGTCGCCGCTGCTCCGGCTCCGCCGCGAGAGCTCGGACGCGGGTGGCCGGCCGATCGAGTACGGCGAGGACCGCTACGTGCCGGGAACGGTCGCCTTCCAGGTGCACACCCGGCTGACCGCCGCCGCGATGCGCAGGATGGGCGGCTGAGCCATCCGCCCCGTGCCGTGACTGCGCGGCGAAGCCGGTGCTATGCTTCCCCGGTCCGTGCAGCAGATCGAGGAGGTGATACCCATGAGCGAAACGACGTGGGTGCTCCTCTCTGAGGACACGGTCGGGCGATAGGTCGTCCGGGAGCGCCCTTCAGGCACTCCACGAAAGGCACGACCATGCACCTCGAATTCACTTCAGAACACCACAAGAGCGACGGCGTCATCGAGCGTCGCTTCACCCTCGACGGCATCCCGGGCATCCTCTGGACGCCCGCGTCCGCCTCGCCCTCCGCACCCGTCCCGCTGATCCTCCTCGGGCACCCCGGGGGCATCGAGCAGATGCACCCGCGCCTCGCTGGACGGGCCGTCCGGGCCGCAGCGGACGGCTTCGCCTCGCTCACCATCGAACTGCCGGGAACGGGAGACCGCCCGCCGGTGCCGGTGACGGAGGAGGCGCGCGCCGACCTCCGCCGCACCCTCGCGGCCGGCGATCCGGTCGGTCCGGACCTCGTCGACCGGCTCGTCCTCCCGCTCGTCGACGGGGCCGTCCCGGAATGGCGGTCGGCGGTGGATGCGGCGCTCGCGCTCCCCGAGATCGGCGGCCCCGTGGCGTACTCGGGCGGCTTCATCTCGATCGGCGTCCGGCTCGCGCTCGCCGAACCGCGGGTGGTCGCCGCCGGGCTCTTCGCCGGCAGTTACATCCCGGCGGTCATCCTGGAGGAGGCGCGGCGGGTCACCATCCCGCTGCACGTCCTCCTGCAGTGGGACGACGAGGGCAACGACCGGCAGGCCGCCCTCGACCTGTTCGACGCCTTCGGCTCGGCGGAGAAGACGTTGCAGGCGAATCTCGGCGGCCATCGCGGCGTCCCCGCGTTCGCCGGCGAGGACGCGGCTCGGTTCTTCGCCCGGCACCTGCGCTGACGACGCCGGGCCGCCCGCTGGAGGGCGGGCGGCCCGGTGCATTGCGCGTCGCGGGCGCCTGTGCAACGGGGGATGCGAGGAGTGCGGCCGCGGGTACCGTGGCAGCCGTGCAGACCTTCCTGCCCTATCCCTCGTTCGCCCGGAGCGTCCGCGTGCTCGACCGTGCCCGGATGGGCAAGCAGCGCGTCGAGGCGCTGCAGGTGCTCCGCGCGATCACCGTGCCCGGTTACGGGTGGCGCCACCATCCCGTCGCGAAGATGTGGCGCGGCTACCTGCCCGCTCTCACCAAGTACGCGCTCGAGTCGGCCGACGCCTGGATCGAGCTCGGCCACGCCGACACGGTCCGCCCGCAGGTGCTGACTTTCGCTCCGGAGGTCGACGCACGGGCGCAGGAGGAGCTCGAACTGCCGCCGTGGATCGGCGACCCGGCGTTCCATCTGAGCCATCAGTCCAACCTGGTCCGCAAGGACCCCGCGTTCTACCGGCCGCTCTTCCCGGACGTGCCCGACGACCTGCCCTACGTCTGGCCGGTGCCGCCGGTAGCATGACCGCATGACAGACCCGACACAGGAGCAGCTCGAGGCGTCCGACAAGGTCGAGAAGCGCACCGTGGGCGACGAGATCCGCTACTACGTGAAGAACATCCGCGAGCACTGGCCCGTCGTCGTGGAGAACGATCCGGATGCGGCCGGGCATGAGGCCTGGTGGACGGCGGACGGCAAATTCCACGCAACGCACGCGCAGCTGCGCCGGGATGCGATGGTCGGCGGGATCGTCTAGCGCTCCGGCTCCAATTCGCCCGGCTCGCGCTCGATGATCGAATCGGTTCGATGCCCGTGACCGTGTGAGAATTGACGAGGCGAACGGCTGGAGGGGCGATGGCGGCGACGATCCGGGATGTGGCACGGGTCGCGGGGGTGACCCCGAGCACCGTGTCGTACGCGCTGTCGGGCAAACGGGCCATCTCCGAGGAGACGCGGGAGCGCATCCAGCGGGCCATCGCCGAGCTCGACTTCACGCCCAATGCCGGCGCCCGCGCCCTGGCGCTCTCGCAGACGAACGTGCTCGGTCTGTTCCTCCAGTTCCAGGAGGACGAGTTCGCCCCCGCCATGCTGCAGTACGTGCTGCCGGTGTCGACGACGGCCCGCAATCACGGTTTCGACCTGCTGATGGTGACCGATCCGGATGTGGATGCGGCCATCCGCCGCACGACCTCGTCGGCGATGGTGGACGGCGTCGTGCTTCTCGACGTGACGTATGACGACCCGCGGCTGGAGCCGCTCCGGCAGACGCGCCAGCCGGTCGCGCTCATCGGCTACGCGAAGAACGCCGAGGGGTTCGACGCGGTCGACCTCGACTTCGGCGAGGCGGCGCGCAACGCTCTCGATCACCTGGCCGGCCTCGGCCATCGGGAGGTCGTGCTGGTCACGCCGCCGCGGCACGTCTTCGAGCGCGGCGGCTCCTACGCCTGGCGGTTCAGCGACGCGGCGGCCGAGCGGGCGGCCCGCCACGGCATGCAGCTGCACATCGTGGAGGGGGAGTCGCGGCAGCCCGCGCTCGGCCAGGCGGTGACGGCGGCGCTCGACCGCTATCCGTCCGCGACCGGGCTCGTCGTGCACAACGACGCCACGATCGCCGCGCTCCCGTCGCTCCTGCACGACCGCGGGATCTCGGTGCCGGACGACCTCTCCGTCGTCGGCATGTTCTCGGCGGAGTTCGGGACGGCCTTCTCGCTGCCGTACACCTCGGTCGACACGCGCCCGGAGCTCCTGGGCGAGTGGGCCGTGTCCCGGCTCGTGGAGCGCATCGCGGATCCCGATGGCGCGGAGCCGCCCCAGGTCCGGCTGATCGAGCCCGGATTCGTCGACCGCGGCAGCACCCGCGCCGTCGGCTGACCGCGCCCGCGCGCGCTCCCCGCCTCTCCCCGCCCCCTTCGCAACATTTGCGCCAAATCTGCGTTATGGAGGAGGCTGTCGAAGCGGTTCGGGTGCGGGGCGGATCGAGCCGGGGTGAGGGGTCCGCTGGGCGATTCGGGGGCCGGTTTTGCGCAAGCGGAGGCTGAATCGGGGGAAAGCGAAGCGGTTCGACTTGTGCGGCGCGTGCGAGCGCGCTATCTTCATCGAAGCGGTTCGACGATGGTCGAGCCGGACACTTCCCGATGGAGCGAAGGAGGGGCGCGATGGCCGTCACCATCACCGACGTGGCTCGAGCCGCCGGCGTCTCCACGAGCACCGTCTCGTACGCCCTCTCGGGCAAGCGCTCGATCTCCCCGGACACCCGCCGTCGCATCGACGAGGCGATCACGTCCCTCGGCTTCATCGTCAACGCGGGCGCCCGCGCCCTCGCCACGTCGCAGACGATGGTCATCGGCCTGCTCACCCAGTTCCACGCCGACGAGTTCGCCCCCGCCATGCTCGAGTACATCCTCCCCGTGTCCGACACGGCCCGGGAGCTCGGCTACGACATCCTGCTGGTCACCGAGCTCGACAGCGTCGCCGCGCTGCGCCGCGTCACCAGCTCCGGGATGGTCGACGGCGTCGTCCTGCTCGACGTCGTCCACGAGGACCCGCGGCTCGCCACTCTCCGCGACGCAGCGCAGCCCGGAGCCCTCGTCGGGCTGC
Proteins encoded:
- a CDS encoding helix-turn-helix transcriptional regulator; the protein is MNRTDRLYAIVEALRAVAPRPVSARRLAERFEVSMRTIERDLSSLQQSGVPIWAEPGRTGGYCIDPAHTLPPLGLTVEEALAVTIGLGMLASTPFGTEAAAALAKVLAVMDASRVEETRALAARVHLLQGAPPAPAHAGFSDALRAGTVLRLRYRDRAGVETEREVEPQGYVGRDGTWYLIAWCRSRDAIRAFRGDRIVAVEPTGERPPRRRLTAADLDIPFGDLRPVLEV
- a CDS encoding TetR/AcrR family transcriptional regulator, with the translated sequence MAGSEPKKLRRDAAENADRLLAAAIRSGLAEGRFVPLEKIAADAGVGIGTLYRRYPNREALLEAMAVRAYRLILAEAEDALASGESGRDAIARFLRQSFEHRDQLVLPLHGGPMTEGTESAELRGRMQRTMSAIVARGHADGTVRRDVDGGTVVRFGAMLAQPMPNVPDWPRAAEEQRVVFLRGISPDPGE
- a CDS encoding phosphocholine-specific phospholipase C, which gives rise to MSRSKPERHAPDVTFTAAPPLDESAAYVSSVPRGLSRRTLLLGGAAAIMAGVAYGTAGRAALPAAATAKLTGTVADVKHVVVLMQENRSFDHYYGTLPGVRGFADKQILEYPGGGDIFHQPDASRADGQVMLPFRMDSTKYNSQNAGGLDHSWGGGHTAWNNGAWNRWVAAKGEQTMGYFTRDDIPYQHALASAFTVCDDYHCSLNGPTTPNRLYQWSGMIDPAGRQGGPAIDNPADYNPVYRWGTYAERLQAAGVSWKTYANDEVGDSGSHPYVGDYGDNPLWLFQQYHDALASSDPAKRQLALNGGLHDGWKADSGRGLDVSYLLSDFGRDCATNSLPTVSYVVAPYGWCEHPSASPDYGAHYTNAVVQALFSNPETWASTVLLINYDENDGYFDHVLPPFPEAGTADEFVNGQPIGFGARVPLTVVSPWSRGGWVNSQTSDHTSVIRFLEVITGVTEPNISQWRRTVSGDLLSCFDFAHPDVSIPGADVVPGLAQTQQLVAAADADRSKPAVAVPAVGAQSMPGQDAGTPRHRTLPYRQSADVAVDRTTGRVTLTMRNQGTVGVNHQVFPNIALPFQAEPHTLAAGATADWVWDAAATDGLYDVSVYGPDRFLRRFAGTVVRGDRRDIGVPHATAAVGAVGSRSLRLTLTNDGGAAVRFRLAGNDFTDHSEQVTVPPRGSRTVDWPVDEWGYYDVVVTAGTGTGFRYRFAGRV
- a CDS encoding alpha/beta hydrolase: MHLEFTSEHHKSDGVIERRFTLDGIPGILWTPASASPSAPVPLILLGHPGGIEQMHPRLAGRAVRAAADGFASLTIELPGTGDRPPVPVTEEARADLRRTLAAGDPVGPDLVDRLVLPLVDGAVPEWRSAVDAALALPEIGGPVAYSGGFISIGVRLALAEPRVVAAGLFAGSYIPAVILEEARRVTIPLHVLLQWDDEGNDRQAALDLFDAFGSAEKTLQANLGGHRGVPAFAGEDAARFFARHLR
- a CDS encoding NADP-dependent oxidoreductase, which codes for MKAIRFHETGGPEVLHYEDADLPVPGDGEVRIRVAGSAFNPADNGIRAGSLPIPITLPHIPGYDVSGTVDIVGAGVEGLAPGDDVIGFLPMTGDGAAAEYAIAPAEVLVRAPRSVALSDAAALPSVALTAWQALFDEAGLASGQRILITGAGGTVGGYAVQLAKRAGAYVIATASPRSRDAVAAAGADDVVDHTTRSVIDAVAEPVDVLLNLAPLEPEEFAALVARVRDGGVVVSTTAWMAAPDDTERDVRSVVVFVRSDAAELAELVSLVDSGELRVDVAERVPLAELRSIHERAAAGTLRGKVVVLP
- a CDS encoding GntR family transcriptional regulator yields the protein MSSRPGDVVRAGWAEGPDMPSLYREIAEDLGARILQGEFRAGTSLPSENRMAETYGVARGTVRRALALLRARGDLTSRQGSSWVVAAARQGQEFDELRSFAQWARSRGMTPGGQVVSLQTAPARVAERRRLHLDEGDEVLRVVRVRTLDGRRVMLERTTYATWMIPIIQSLSPREASVVQVLFDRFGIVTGQADNTLDATAATSEDAQLLGVRRSSPLLRLRRESSDAGGRPIEYGEDRYVPGTVAFQVHTRLTAAAMRRMGG
- a CDS encoding VOC family protein, giving the protein MAFSSIRIITDDVDRLVRFYELVTGTVASRPAPVFAEFREGAVALAIADAATVAMLGDDAPRPSRGGPAIIEFAVDDVDGEFDRLRDVLTDVVLEPTTMPWGNRSTLFRDPDGTLVNLFSRPAGS
- a CDS encoding MSMEG_6728 family protein, whose translation is MQTFLPYPSFARSVRVLDRARMGKQRVEALQVLRAITVPGYGWRHHPVAKMWRGYLPALTKYALESADAWIELGHADTVRPQVLTFAPEVDARAQEELELPPWIGDPAFHLSHQSNLVRKDPAFYRPLFPDVPDDLPYVWPVPPVA